From a region of the Streptomyces sp. B21-083 genome:
- a CDS encoding universal stress protein: MAVPLVVGIDGSEASLEAVDWAADEAVRHDVPLHLLHAAPADHDASDLVAAASERARKSAPAVRLSSEVLSEDAASALVSDGRNALALVLGSRGLGGLAGLLLGSVSLAVAAHADCPVVVVRGGVEPRHGRFGCVVVGVEDGEGSGTAVEFAFREAHVRRCRLLAVHAWSVPVGNPGPPGLSGYALQAFDRPPAQVLADVLRGPEQRYPDVTVRSEVVEGAARQALLNAASGADLLVVGARRRHGHVGLQLGLVNHAVLHHAPCPIAVVPQI, from the coding sequence ATGGCGGTTCCCCTGGTGGTCGGCATCGACGGGTCCGAGGCGAGTCTTGAGGCGGTGGACTGGGCCGCGGACGAGGCAGTCCGACACGATGTGCCGCTCCATCTCCTGCACGCGGCCCCGGCTGACCACGACGCGTCGGACCTGGTCGCCGCCGCCTCGGAGCGAGCCAGGAAGAGTGCTCCTGCGGTACGGCTGTCGAGTGAGGTGCTGTCCGAAGACGCGGCGTCCGCGCTGGTCAGCGATGGGCGCAACGCCCTCGCTCTGGTACTCGGGTCCAGAGGGCTCGGAGGTCTCGCCGGCCTGCTCCTCGGTTCGGTCAGTCTGGCTGTGGCGGCCCATGCCGACTGCCCGGTCGTCGTGGTGCGCGGCGGGGTGGAGCCCCGGCATGGCCGGTTCGGGTGCGTCGTGGTCGGGGTCGAGGACGGGGAAGGCAGCGGTACGGCCGTGGAGTTCGCGTTCCGCGAGGCCCACGTGCGGCGCTGTCGGCTCCTGGCGGTGCACGCCTGGAGTGTCCCGGTCGGTAACCCCGGGCCTCCGGGCCTGTCCGGCTACGCCCTCCAGGCCTTCGACCGCCCGCCTGCCCAGGTGCTCGCCGACGTCTTGCGCGGCCCCGAGCAGCGGTATCCGGACGTGACGGTGAGGAGCGAGGTGGTCGAGGGCGCGGCACGACAGGCGCTCCTGAATGCCGCGTCCGGTGCTGATCTGCTCGTCGTCGGAGCCCGGAGACGACATGGGCACGTCGGTCTGCAGCTGGGCTTGGTCAACCATGCGGTGCTACATCATGCGCCGTGTCCGATCGCGGTCGTTCCGCAGATATGA